Proteins co-encoded in one bacterium genomic window:
- a CDS encoding N-acetyltransferase, with amino-acid sequence MSMQFVSIADSVKLGKDVKIFNFVNLYGCEIGDGTKIGTFVEIQKGATIGKNCKISSHTFICEGVHIEDHCFIGHNVTFINDKYPRATTGDGSLQTEADWICEPTFVKRGASIGSSVTILCGLTIGENAIVGAGSVVTKDVPPNSVVAGNPARVLRKLEDKK; translated from the coding sequence ATGAGTATGCAATTCGTCAGTATTGCGGATTCGGTGAAATTGGGCAAAGACGTCAAGATTTTCAACTTTGTCAATTTGTACGGCTGCGAGATCGGCGACGGAACAAAGATCGGCACTTTTGTCGAAATTCAAAAGGGCGCCACCATCGGCAAGAACTGTAAAATTTCCAGCCACACCTTTATCTGTGAGGGCGTGCACATCGAGGACCATTGTTTCATTGGTCACAACGTCACCTTCATTAATGATAAATACCCCCGCGCCACGACCGGCGACGGGTCGCTGCAGACCGAGGCGGACTGGATCTGTGAGCCCACTTTTGTCAAAAGGGGCGCTTCCATCGGTTCCAGTGTTACGATCCTCTGCGGTCTGACCATCGGTGAAAACGCCATCGTCGGCGCCGGCAGTGTGGTTACCAAAGATGTTCCACCCAACTCCGTGGTGGCCGGAAATCCTGCGCGGGTACTACGTAAACTAGAGGACAAGAAATGA
- a CDS encoding Gfo/Idh/MocA family oxidoreductase, whose product MINVGVIGVGYWGPNIIRNFDGFEGANMMICSDLRPERLAFIRKKFPTIQITPDYSEIIHSSSIDAVAVCTPVFTHHEIAKAALQAGKHVLLEKPMTSTSAQAEELVELAEKKKLTLMLDHTFIYTGAVRLIKKYLDAGEIGDVYYFDSVRINLGLFQHDVNVIWDLAPHDIAIMDFLLNRKAEAVVATGSDHVGQGLEDVAYLTVYFPENLIAHIHVNWLSPVKLRQTIIAGSKKMIVWDDNLPQDKIKIYDAGITVNRSKDEIYDTLIQYRTGDMFAPKVPLTEALSAEVAHFVECIEKGVNPLTNGQAGVNMVRILEASEKSIKARGKEIKL is encoded by the coding sequence ATGATCAATGTGGGTGTGATCGGCGTTGGCTATTGGGGCCCCAACATCATCCGTAATTTCGACGGTTTTGAAGGGGCCAACATGATGATATGTTCGGATCTGCGGCCCGAGCGGCTGGCCTTTATCCGAAAAAAATTTCCCACCATTCAGATCACGCCTGACTATAGCGAGATCATCCATTCTTCGTCCATCGATGCAGTGGCCGTCTGCACCCCGGTGTTCACGCACCACGAGATCGCCAAAGCGGCGCTGCAAGCGGGCAAGCATGTGTTGCTGGAGAAACCGATGACCTCCACCTCGGCGCAGGCAGAGGAACTGGTGGAGCTGGCCGAAAAGAAAAAACTGACGCTGATGCTGGATCACACCTTCATCTACACCGGCGCCGTGCGATTGATTAAAAAATATCTCGATGCGGGTGAAATCGGCGATGTCTATTATTTCGACTCTGTGCGCATCAACCTCGGCCTGTTCCAACACGACGTCAACGTCATCTGGGATCTGGCGCCGCACGATATCGCTATTATGGATTTTCTCCTCAATCGCAAAGCGGAAGCGGTCGTGGCCACCGGCTCGGACCACGTCGGCCAGGGCCTGGAGGATGTGGCCTATCTGACCGTCTACTTTCCAGAGAATCTGATCGCCCACATCCATGTGAACTGGCTGTCCCCGGTCAAACTCCGCCAGACCATCATCGCCGGCTCGAAAAAGATGATTGTGTGGGACGACAATCTGCCGCAGGACAAGATCAAGATCTATGACGCCGGCATCACCGTCAACCGCTCCAAGGATGAGATCTACGACACGCTGATTCAATACCGCACCGGCGATATGTTTGCCCCCAAGGTGCCGTTGACTGAAGCATTGTCCGCCGAGGTAGCCCACTTTGTCGAGTGTATTGAAAAGGGCGTAAACCCGTTGACCAACGGTCAGGCTGGCGTGAACATGGTGCGCATCCTCGAGGCATCGGAGAAATCCATCAAAGCGCGCGGTAAGGAGATCAAGCTGTAG
- the rfbA gene encoding glucose-1-phosphate thymidylyltransferase RfbA encodes MKGIILAGGAGTRLYPITRVVSKQLLPIYDKPMIYYPLSVLMLAGIQEVLIISTPEDLPRFEQLLGDGSQFGLILSYQVQEAPNGLAEAFILGESFIGKEPVCLILGDNIFYGQHFRGLLEESVRHIEANGGGLVFGYLVRDPERYGVVEFDDAGRVLSIEEKPKTPKSNYAVVGLYFFDNRVIEVAKTIKPSARGELEITDVNRVYLQNQQLAVRLLGRGFAWLDTGTYESLLDAASFVKTIQDRQGFKIACLEEIAFGKGWITAGQLQEQARLNRKNEYGQYLSSLAKEKITPFPGGR; translated from the coding sequence GTGAAAGGCATCATTTTGGCCGGCGGCGCAGGCACCCGGTTGTATCCCATCACTCGGGTGGTCAGCAAGCAGCTGCTGCCGATCTATGACAAGCCGATGATCTATTATCCCCTCTCGGTGCTGATGTTGGCCGGCATCCAGGAGGTGCTGATCATTTCGACGCCGGAGGATCTTCCCCGGTTTGAGCAGCTGCTGGGCGATGGTTCGCAGTTCGGTTTAATCCTCAGCTATCAGGTGCAGGAGGCGCCGAACGGATTGGCTGAGGCGTTCATCCTTGGTGAATCTTTTATCGGAAAAGAGCCGGTCTGTCTGATCCTGGGCGATAATATTTTTTACGGCCAGCACTTTCGCGGCCTGCTGGAAGAATCGGTTCGTCATATCGAAGCGAATGGGGGAGGGCTGGTTTTCGGCTATCTGGTGCGCGATCCGGAGCGCTATGGCGTGGTCGAGTTCGATGATGCCGGCAGGGTGCTCAGCATCGAAGAAAAACCCAAGACGCCGAAAAGCAATTATGCGGTGGTGGGCTTGTACTTTTTCGACAACCGCGTGATCGAGGTGGCCAAAACGATCAAACCGTCTGCGCGCGGTGAGCTGGAAATAACCGATGTCAACCGGGTCTATCTACAAAACCAGCAATTGGCGGTGCGCTTGCTCGGCCGCGGCTTCGCCTGGCTTGACACCGGTACCTATGAAAGCCTTTTGGACGCCGCCAGCTTTGTTAAAACCATTCAGGACCGGCAGGGATTCAAGATCGCCTGTCTCGAAGAGATCGCTTTCGGCAAAGGATGGATTACCGCCGGCCAGCTGCAGGAACAGGCGCGGCTCAACCGTAAAAACGAATATGGTCAATATCTCTCCAGCCTGGCCAAAGAAAAAATAACCCCCTTTCCGGGCGGCAGATGA